Proteins encoded together in one Otariodibacter oris window:
- a CDS encoding DNA polymerase III subunit delta', whose protein sequence is MNLYPWHNEIYHNITQSFLNGRGHHALLFKTDIGLGTSDLIYDFAYWLLCQNKQGNQPCGQCKSCLLWESNNHPDFHQIESIDGKDMSVDQIRDLTYQLQQFSQQGGNSVIYIAGAERLTESAANALLKTLEEPHDNVYFLLEAPLQSAMLATIQSRCQTWLLQAPEFQSAYQWLSAHFPDLSAEELETAVRLCHNRPLICKTFLESDRLTTRKEFLRTFWTFYKHRDVWLLLSAFDKEIPAILQQLEWIDSFFTDALKAKLNISTGWVNPDLFKGIALFSQGLPAQALLKGHHIIQQIQRDLLEINAVNAELMLANGFTRLVLEVFE, encoded by the coding sequence ATGAATTTATATCCTTGGCATAATGAAATCTATCACAATATCACCCAATCTTTTTTGAATGGACGAGGTCATCACGCTCTATTATTCAAAACAGATATTGGTTTAGGTACATCCGACTTAATTTACGATTTTGCCTATTGGTTGTTATGCCAAAACAAACAAGGAAACCAACCTTGCGGACAATGTAAAAGTTGTCTTCTGTGGGAAAGCAATAACCACCCCGATTTTCATCAGATTGAATCGATTGATGGAAAAGATATGAGTGTTGATCAGATCCGTGATTTAACCTACCAACTGCAACAATTTTCGCAACAAGGCGGTAATTCGGTTATTTATATCGCAGGGGCAGAACGTTTAACGGAATCGGCGGCAAATGCATTGTTAAAAACATTAGAAGAACCTCACGATAACGTTTATTTTCTATTAGAAGCTCCGTTACAGTCGGCAATGTTAGCGACGATTCAAAGCCGTTGCCAAACTTGGCTATTACAAGCACCAGAATTTCAGTCCGCTTATCAGTGGCTTTCAGCACATTTTCCCGATCTTTCAGCGGAAGAATTAGAAACCGCAGTACGCCTTTGTCATAATCGTCCACTGATTTGCAAAACTTTTTTAGAATCTGACCGTTTAACGACTCGAAAAGAGTTTTTAAGAACCTTTTGGACTTTCTATAAACACCGAGACGTGTGGTTACTCCTTTCTGCTTTTGATAAAGAAATCCCTGCCATTTTGCAACAGCTAGAATGGATTGACTCATTCTTTACCGATGCACTCAAAGCGAAACTCAACATTTCAACAGGTTGGGTTAATCCAGATCTATTCAAAGGGATTGCATTATTTAGCCAAGGATTACCTGCTCAAGCCTTATTAAAAGGACATCATATTATCCAACAAATCCAACGTGATTTACTGGAAATCAATGCGGTAAATGCAGAGTTGATGCTCGCCAATGGGTTTACTCGTCTAGTGTTAGAAGTGTTTGAATAA
- the rplA gene encoding 50S ribosomal protein L1 encodes MAKLTKKMKAIKAGVDSTKAYEINEAIALLKQFATAKFVESVDVAVNLGIDPRKSDQNVRGATVLPHGTGRTARVAVFTQGANADAAKEAGADLVGMEDLAEQVKKGEMNFDVVIASPDAMRVVGQLGQILGPRGLMPNPKVGTVTPNVAEAVKNAKSGQIRYRNDKNGIIHTTIGKADFAPEQLVENLQALLAAINKAKPTTAKGVFIKKVSVSTTMGAGVAVDQSSL; translated from the coding sequence ATGGCTAAATTGACTAAAAAAATGAAAGCAATCAAAGCTGGCGTAGACTCTACTAAAGCATACGAAATCAATGAAGCGATTGCATTATTAAAACAATTTGCAACAGCTAAATTCGTTGAAAGTGTTGATGTTGCTGTAAACTTAGGTATCGATCCTCGTAAATCTGACCAAAACGTTCGTGGTGCAACAGTATTACCACACGGTACAGGTCGTACTGCTCGTGTTGCAGTATTTACTCAAGGTGCTAATGCAGATGCTGCTAAAGAAGCTGGTGCGGATTTAGTAGGTATGGAAGACTTAGCTGAACAAGTGAAAAAAGGCGAAATGAACTTCGACGTTGTTATTGCTTCTCCAGATGCAATGCGTGTTGTTGGTCAATTAGGTCAAATCCTTGGTCCACGTGGTTTAATGCCAAACCCTAAAGTGGGTACAGTAACTCCAAACGTTGCTGAAGCAGTTAAAAATGCAAAATCAGGTCAGATCCGTTACCGTAATGATAAGAATGGTATTATCCATACTACTATCGGTAAAGCTGATTTCGCTCCTGAGCAATTAGTTGAAAACCTTCAAGCGTTGTTAGCAGCTATCAACAAAGCTAAACCAACAACTGCAAAAGGTGTATTCATCAAGAAAGTTAGCGTTTCTACAACTATGGGCGCTGGTGTTGCTGTTGATCAGTCTTCACTATAA
- the lipA gene encoding lipoyl synthase has product MGTPFKMERGVKYRDAAKTSIIPVKNIDPDQELLKKPSWMKIKLPKNLDRVQSIKTGMRRHGLHSVCEEASCPNLHECFNHGTATFMIMGAICTRRCPFCDVAHGKPLPLDVDEPKKLAETIQDMKLKYVVITSVDRDDLPDRGAAHFAACVKEIRAVNPGIKIEILVPDFRGRIEQAIEILKENPPDVFNHNLENVPRLYHDIRPGANYEWSLKLLKAFKAEFPDIPTKSGIMVGLGETNEEILEVMQDLRDNGVTMLTLGQYLQPSRHHLPVARYVHPTEFDMFREKANDMGFEHAACGPFVRSSYHADLQASGQLVK; this is encoded by the coding sequence ATGGGTACACCATTTAAAATGGAGCGAGGTGTCAAATATCGTGATGCTGCAAAAACCTCCATTATCCCAGTAAAAAATATCGATCCTGACCAAGAATTACTGAAAAAACCTTCATGGATGAAGATAAAACTACCTAAAAATTTAGATCGTGTTCAAAGTATTAAAACAGGTATGCGTCGTCACGGGTTACACTCCGTATGTGAAGAGGCATCTTGCCCAAATTTACATGAATGTTTTAACCATGGTACTGCAACATTTATGATTATGGGGGCGATTTGTACTCGCCGTTGTCCTTTCTGTGATGTTGCTCATGGTAAACCACTTCCATTAGATGTAGATGAACCGAAAAAACTAGCAGAAACTATTCAAGACATGAAATTAAAATATGTGGTAATTACATCTGTTGACCGTGATGATTTACCCGATCGTGGTGCGGCTCACTTTGCTGCCTGTGTAAAGGAAATTAGAGCAGTTAATCCTGGTATTAAAATTGAAATTCTTGTACCAGATTTCCGTGGACGTATTGAACAAGCGATTGAAATTTTAAAAGAAAATCCACCCGATGTATTCAATCACAATTTAGAGAATGTACCACGTTTATACCATGACATTCGCCCTGGTGCGAACTACGAGTGGTCACTTAAATTGTTAAAAGCATTTAAAGCTGAATTCCCAGATATTCCAACAAAATCAGGAATTATGGTGGGGCTCGGTGAAACTAATGAAGAAATCTTAGAGGTAATGCAAGATCTAAGAGATAATGGTGTCACCATGCTGACTCTTGGACAATATTTACAACCAAGTCGCCACCATTTACCAGTTGCTCGTTACGTTCACCCAACAGAATTTGACATGTTCCGTGAAAAAGCAAATGATATGGGCTTTGAACATGCAGCTTGTGGACCTTTCGTTCGCTCATCTTATCATGCTGATCTTCAAGCAAGCGGTCAGTTAGTGAAATAA
- the tmk gene encoding dTMP kinase, with translation MKGKFIVVEGLEGAGKSNAVRIVSEVLSAHKISFINTREPGGTKIAEALRNLWKEGIDGEHTTDKAEVLMIFAARTQLVETVIQPALAEGTWVIGDRHNMSSQAYQGGGRNLADLVDHIGEKILGDFEPDFTLYLDLDPAIGLERAKGRGALDRIEQQHIDFFHRTRERYLALTKDNPKAVVINAEQPIEKVSADIQQAVENFLTFAKV, from the coding sequence ATGAAAGGAAAATTTATTGTTGTTGAAGGGTTAGAGGGTGCAGGCAAAAGTAATGCTGTGCGTATTGTGAGTGAAGTATTATCAGCCCATAAAATTTCTTTTATCAACACCAGAGAACCGGGCGGTACAAAAATTGCAGAAGCATTACGCAATCTTTGGAAAGAAGGCATTGATGGTGAACATACCACCGATAAAGCAGAAGTCTTGATGATCTTCGCCGCCCGTACCCAATTAGTTGAAACTGTTATTCAACCTGCTTTAGCTGAAGGCACTTGGGTGATTGGCGATAGACACAATATGTCTAGCCAAGCATATCAAGGTGGAGGAAGAAATTTAGCGGACTTAGTCGATCATATTGGCGAAAAAATCTTAGGCGATTTCGAGCCAGATTTTACCCTTTATCTCGACCTCGATCCTGCGATTGGATTAGAGCGAGCAAAAGGTCGTGGTGCATTGGATCGTATCGAGCAACAACATATCGACTTTTTCCACCGCACCCGTGAGCGTTATTTAGCCCTAACAAAAGATAACCCGAAAGCTGTTGTGATCAATGCTGAACAACCTATCGAAAAAGTGTCAGCGGATATTCAACAAGCGGTCGAAAACTTTCTCACTTTTGCAAAAGTATAA
- a CDS encoding FAD-dependent oxidoreductase, with protein MTQQDIIVIGGGMVGAASALGLAKLGLNIVLLEKNPLPTFSKEASYDVRISAISASSVDLLEQLGAWQNIESMRVCPYDGLETWEIDGFNTAFHASDLGLDKLGYMVENNLIQIGLWQALQAYPNCQQAVGFNKISANRENGIWTVILDDQQSYSAPVLLACDGANSLVRSWSGIGLTSWQYRQHCLLAVVKTELPQQSVTWQQFFPSGPRAFLPLSGQNGCVVWYDSPQRIAELKQMDNAQLSNEINQNFPSRLGQIEVTAHGSFPLTRQHAQSYVKQGIVLVGDAAHTINPLAGQGVNLGFRDVKALLNVIEQAVKKGEDFADEKVLKQYERKRKPDNLVMQTGMDVFYKAFKTELLPVKVARNMALMIAEKATPLKKKALKYAIGL; from the coding sequence ATGACTCAACAAGATATTATTGTTATTGGAGGTGGCATGGTTGGGGCTGCCTCTGCGTTAGGTTTAGCTAAATTAGGCTTAAACATCGTGTTATTAGAAAAAAATCCATTACCGACATTTTCCAAAGAAGCCTCTTATGATGTCAGAATTTCTGCAATTAGTGCATCCTCTGTCGATTTGCTTGAGCAATTAGGTGCTTGGCAGAATATTGAATCAATGCGAGTATGTCCTTACGATGGATTAGAAACGTGGGAAATTGACGGTTTTAATACCGCTTTTCATGCTAGCGATCTCGGGTTAGATAAATTAGGTTATATGGTAGAAAATAACCTTATTCAAATTGGATTATGGCAAGCCTTACAAGCTTATCCAAATTGCCAACAAGCGGTCGGTTTTAATAAAATTTCTGCAAATCGAGAAAATGGTATTTGGACAGTAATCCTTGATGATCAACAAAGCTATTCTGCCCCAGTGTTATTAGCTTGCGATGGCGCAAACTCCCTTGTACGTAGTTGGTCTGGTATTGGTTTAACAAGCTGGCAATATCGCCAACATTGTTTATTAGCGGTTGTGAAAACAGAATTACCTCAACAAAGTGTTACATGGCAACAATTTTTCCCAAGTGGTCCTCGTGCCTTTTTACCTTTGAGCGGGCAAAATGGCTGTGTGGTGTGGTACGACTCTCCACAACGTATTGCTGAGTTAAAACAAATGGATAACGCACAACTTTCTAACGAAATTAATCAGAATTTTCCAAGCCGATTAGGTCAAATCGAAGTGACTGCTCATGGAAGTTTTCCTCTTACTCGCCAACATGCACAAAGCTATGTGAAGCAAGGAATTGTCTTGGTCGGTGACGCGGCTCATACAATTAATCCATTGGCAGGACAAGGGGTAAATTTAGGATTTAGAGATGTTAAAGCCCTCTTGAATGTGATCGAACAAGCGGTCAAAAAAGGCGAAGATTTTGCAGATGAAAAAGTCCTAAAACAGTATGAAAGAAAGCGTAAACCCGATAATTTAGTGATGCAAACAGGGATGGATGTTTTTTACAAAGCCTTTAAAACGGAATTATTACCTGTGAAAGTTGCTAGAAATATGGCGTTGATGATTGCAGAAAAAGCCACCCCCCTCAAAAAGAAAGCCTTGAAATACGCGATTGGGTTGTAG
- the lipB gene encoding lipoyl(octanoyl) transferase LipB yields MASSTLIIRQLGIQDYQEIWHKMQDFTDTRTEETPDEIWLVQHPSVFTQGSAGKPEHLLNPTQIPVVHTDRGGQITYHGIGQQVMYVLIDIKRHKTNGHELNVRQLVTALEQCVVKTLADYNIESYPKPDAPGVYVDKKKICSLGLKIRKGRSFHGLALNINMDLTPFRNINPCGYAGLEMCQVADFISQDEATCEKIAPKLVHYFTSILGYNEQQIINK; encoded by the coding sequence ATGGCATCTTCAACATTGATTATTCGCCAACTTGGTATTCAAGACTATCAAGAAATATGGCATAAAATGCAAGATTTTACAGATACAAGAACAGAAGAAACTCCAGATGAGATTTGGTTAGTACAGCATCCTTCTGTTTTTACACAAGGATCCGCGGGTAAGCCAGAACATTTACTTAATCCAACACAAATTCCAGTAGTACATACAGACAGAGGTGGACAGATTACTTATCATGGTATTGGACAGCAAGTAATGTATGTTTTGATTGATATTAAACGTCATAAAACCAATGGACATGAATTAAATGTACGCCAGTTAGTTACCGCATTAGAGCAGTGTGTTGTTAAAACCCTTGCAGACTACAATATTGAATCTTATCCAAAACCTGATGCTCCAGGTGTTTATGTTGATAAAAAGAAAATTTGTTCTTTAGGACTTAAAATTCGTAAAGGACGTTCTTTCCATGGATTAGCACTTAACATTAATATGGATTTGACACCATTTCGTAACATTAACCCGTGTGGTTATGCTGGATTAGAAATGTGTCAAGTTGCTGATTTTATCTCACAAGATGAAGCAACCTGTGAGAAAATAGCCCCTAAATTGGTTCATTACTTTACTTCTATTCTCGGGTATAATGAGCAACAAATTATTAACAAATAG
- the mltG gene encoding endolytic transglycosylase MltG, translated as MLKKLFILFMLLVVIAIGGGIYAYQQLEALAHQKITTTPEQFLIVERGTSSQKLAQLLEEQGIAKNTKFLPYLIRLHPEFSNFKAGVYSLDGVETIEGLLQHLNEGKEVQLNVQFIEGKDFKNWREQLSNAKYLNQTLADKSESEIAELLGIPHQKLEGWFAPDTYSYVPHSDDIEVLKRAYQKQQQNLDEAWQNRAENLPLANPYEMLILASIVEKETGIASERPQVASVFINRLREKWKLQTDPTVIYGMGDRYNGNIRKKDLLEPTPYNTYVIDGLPPTPIAMPSKAAIQAVSQPDTTPYFYFVADGTGGHKFSKTNAEHERAVRNWIQIERQRKAEKK; from the coding sequence ATGCTAAAAAAACTTTTTATCTTATTCATGTTACTTGTGGTCATTGCAATTGGGGGTGGGATATATGCTTACCAACAGTTAGAAGCTTTAGCTCATCAAAAAATCACCACCACACCAGAACAATTTTTGATTGTGGAAAGAGGGACATCGAGCCAAAAACTAGCACAATTACTTGAAGAACAGGGGATTGCTAAAAACACCAAATTCCTACCTTATTTGATTCGTTTACATCCAGAATTCAGTAATTTTAAAGCGGGCGTTTACTCACTTGATGGCGTTGAAACCATTGAGGGATTATTGCAACACCTCAATGAAGGAAAAGAAGTCCAGCTCAATGTGCAATTTATTGAAGGGAAAGATTTCAAAAATTGGCGAGAGCAATTATCGAATGCTAAATATTTAAATCAAACATTGGCAGATAAATCTGAGTCAGAAATTGCGGAGTTACTGGGTATTCCACATCAAAAACTGGAAGGCTGGTTTGCGCCCGATACTTATAGTTATGTTCCCCATTCTGATGATATAGAGGTGCTTAAACGAGCATACCAAAAACAGCAACAAAACTTGGATGAAGCATGGCAAAATAGAGCGGAGAACTTACCGCTTGCCAACCCTTATGAAATGTTGATCCTTGCATCTATTGTTGAGAAAGAAACAGGGATAGCGAGTGAACGCCCACAAGTTGCCTCGGTGTTTATCAATCGATTACGAGAAAAATGGAAATTACAAACAGACCCAACGGTTATCTACGGAATGGGCGATCGTTACAATGGCAATATCCGCAAGAAAGACTTACTTGAGCCAACACCGTATAATACTTATGTGATTGATGGCTTACCGCCAACACCGATTGCCATGCCAAGTAAAGCGGCAATTCAAGCAGTTTCTCAGCCTGATACAACACCCTATTTTTACTTCGTAGCAGATGGAACGGGCGGGCATAAATTCAGTAAAACGAATGCAGAGCATGAGCGTGCAGTTCGTAATTGGATACAAATTGAAAGACAACGTAAAGCAGAGAAAAAATAA
- the rplK gene encoding 50S ribosomal protein L11 codes for MAKKVQAYVKLQVAAGMANPSPPVGPALGQQGVNIMEFCKAFNARTESIEKGLPIPVVITVYADRSFTFVTKTPPAAVLLKKAAGLKSGSAKPNKDKVGKVTREQVRQIAETKAADMTGATIETKMKSIEGTARSMGLVVEE; via the coding sequence ATGGCAAAAAAAGTACAAGCCTACGTTAAGTTGCAAGTTGCAGCAGGTATGGCAAACCCGTCACCACCGGTTGGTCCAGCATTAGGTCAACAAGGTGTTAACATTATGGAATTCTGTAAAGCATTTAATGCACGTACAGAAAGTATCGAAAAAGGTTTACCAATTCCAGTTGTAATCACTGTATATGCAGACCGTTCTTTCACATTCGTTACTAAAACTCCACCAGCAGCAGTATTATTGAAAAAAGCTGCAGGTCTTAAATCTGGTTCTGCAAAACCAAATAAAGACAAAGTAGGTAAAGTAACTCGTGAGCAAGTTCGTCAAATCGCTGAAACTAAAGCAGCAGATATGACAGGTGCAACAATTGAAACTAAGATGAAATCTATTGAAGGTACTGCACGTTCAATGGGCTTAGTGGTGGAGGAATAA
- a CDS encoding TetR/AcrR family transcriptional regulator has protein sequence MNGILPIEKKHSDTKSHILDVGYQLIAQKGFTAVGLKQILDTAGIPKGSFYHYFESKEAFGEELIEHYSLNRKKLLEQISNKEITAQQKLYEYFKCWYDTQKDGCSGEKCLIVKLSGEVADISDIMRLALARTYQTIIDWISLQIKAGWEDGSLPQRQNISAESIASRWYYAWLGASLVTKISQSEVPLTEVWNMMLSELDCTR, from the coding sequence ATGAATGGTATATTGCCAATAGAAAAAAAACACTCAGATACTAAATCACATATTTTAGATGTTGGTTATCAACTTATTGCTCAAAAGGGATTTACTGCTGTCGGTTTAAAACAAATTTTAGATACCGCAGGGATACCTAAGGGTTCTTTTTATCACTATTTTGAGTCAAAGGAAGCGTTTGGAGAAGAGCTAATAGAACATTATTCGCTTAATAGAAAAAAGTTACTCGAACAAATTTCAAATAAAGAAATTACGGCTCAACAGAAGCTTTATGAATATTTTAAATGTTGGTACGACACACAAAAAGATGGTTGTTCTGGAGAAAAATGCTTGATTGTAAAATTAAGCGGTGAGGTGGCTGATATTTCCGATATTATGCGACTCGCTTTAGCTAGAACTTATCAGACAATTATAGATTGGATTAGTCTACAGATTAAAGCGGGGTGGGAAGATGGCTCACTTCCTCAAAGACAAAATATTTCGGCAGAAAGCATTGCTAGTCGTTGGTATTACGCTTGGTTGGGTGCAAGTTTAGTGACTAAAATAAGTCAATCGGAAGTTCCTCTCACCGAAGTTTGGAACATGATGCTTTCTGAATTAGATTGCACTAGATAA
- the ybeD gene encoding DUF493 family protein YbeD, whose amino-acid sequence MNNKTVNLSQVPAASLRELLSFPCSFTFKVVGAKREGLIEDVVNEVQKVVKGDYSPTLKESGKGSYHSVSITLQPDNIEQVEALYTNLAKIEGVRMVL is encoded by the coding sequence ATGAACAATAAAACAGTAAATTTATCTCAAGTTCCAGCAGCGTCTCTAAGAGAGCTTTTGTCTTTCCCATGTTCTTTTACTTTTAAAGTTGTCGGTGCTAAACGTGAAGGTCTGATTGAAGATGTTGTGAATGAAGTACAAAAGGTGGTTAAAGGTGATTATTCACCAACTCTTAAAGAGAGTGGCAAAGGATCTTATCACTCTGTTTCTATTACACTTCAACCAGATAATATTGAACAGGTTGAAGCACTTTATACAAATTTAGCAAAAATTGAAGGAGTAAGAATGGTATTGTAA
- the araD gene encoding L-ribulose-5-phosphate 4-epimerase, translated as MLKELREKVLKANLELPKYKLVTFTWGNVSEIDRESGLVAIKPSGVDYDTMTADDIVIVDLDGKKVWGDKKPSSDTDTHLELYRQFTDIGGIVHTHARHTTAWAQTGEDIIALGTTHADYFYGPIPCTRKMTPEEIAGDYELETGKVIVETFRNRNIDPNMMPGVIVHSHGPFSWGKDAYDAVHNAVVMEEISYMNLFSKLMRPNLQPMQQELLDKHYLRKHGKNAYYGQ; from the coding sequence ATGTTAAAAGAATTAAGAGAAAAAGTACTTAAAGCTAATCTAGAATTACCAAAGTATAAATTGGTCACATTTACTTGGGGAAATGTAAGTGAAATTGATCGTGAATCAGGCTTAGTTGCAATAAAGCCATCTGGAGTTGATTACGACACAATGACAGCGGATGATATTGTTATTGTTGATTTAGATGGAAAAAAAGTTTGGGGCGACAAAAAGCCTTCTTCCGACACAGATACTCACTTAGAACTTTATCGCCAATTTACCGATATTGGCGGAATTGTGCATACTCACGCTCGTCACACGACAGCTTGGGCACAAACTGGTGAAGATATTATTGCATTAGGAACAACACATGCAGATTATTTCTATGGACCTATACCTTGTACTCGAAAAATGACCCCTGAAGAAATTGCAGGCGATTATGAATTAGAAACAGGTAAAGTAATCGTTGAAACTTTCCGAAATAGAAATATCGACCCTAATATGATGCCTGGTGTAATTGTACATTCTCATGGTCCATTTAGTTGGGGTAAAGATGCTTACGATGCAGTGCATAATGCCGTTGTAATGGAAGAAATTTCCTATATGAACTTATTTAGTAAATTGATGCGTCCAAATTTACAGCCAATGCAACAAGAATTATTGGATAAGCACTATTTACGTAAACATGGTAAAAATGCCTACTATGGACAGTAA
- a CDS encoding YifB family Mg chelatase-like AAA ATPase — protein sequence MSLAIIYSRASIGIEAPLVTIEVHMSVGSPGLYLVGLPEKSVKEAQDRVRSALLNANFEYPARRITINLAPADLPKEGGRFDLPIAIGILAASGQIDSDKLRQFEFLGELSLTGHLRGVHGVIPAVLSAIKDKRELIFPQQNTSEAALVSDTQSYCAKSLLQVVNFLNNRDQLPIAQQLPQKNETISPLVQRDLTDIIGQQHAKRTLMIAATGQHNLLFLGPPGTGKTMLASRLADLLPEMEDKEAIETASITSLVQNELNFQNWKKRPFRSPHHSASMVALVGGGSIPKPGEISLANNGVLFLDELPEFERKVLDALRQPLESGEIIISRANAKVQFPARFQLIAAMNPSPTGHYQGSHNRASPQQVMRYLNRLSGPFLDRFDLSIEVPLLPKGALQNNNEQRGETTAQVRERVVKARAIQLNRRGKINAQLTTKEIEQDCKLDQKDALFLENALLKLGLSVRAYHRILKVSRTIADLADSANIEQPHIAEALGYRAMDRLLQRLNG from the coding sequence ATGTCATTAGCTATTATTTACAGTCGAGCATCCATTGGGATTGAAGCCCCGTTGGTCACTATCGAAGTGCATATGAGCGTGGGTAGCCCTGGGCTCTATTTGGTTGGATTACCTGAAAAAAGTGTTAAAGAAGCCCAAGATCGAGTGCGAAGTGCGTTACTCAATGCTAATTTTGAATATCCCGCACGTCGAATCACCATCAATCTTGCTCCTGCTGATTTACCCAAAGAGGGCGGGCGATTTGATTTGCCCATTGCGATTGGGATTCTAGCAGCATCGGGACAAATTGATTCAGATAAACTGCGTCAATTTGAGTTTCTGGGGGAATTATCACTGACAGGACATTTACGAGGAGTTCATGGTGTTATTCCTGCGGTATTATCTGCCATTAAAGACAAACGAGAACTCATTTTTCCGCAACAAAATACTTCCGAAGCTGCTTTAGTTTCCGATACGCAAAGCTATTGTGCTAAGTCTTTATTGCAGGTAGTCAATTTTCTTAATAATCGAGATCAACTACCGATAGCCCAACAACTTCCGCAAAAAAATGAAACAATCTCACCGCTTGTTCAGCGAGATTTAACCGATATTATTGGGCAACAACACGCTAAACGGACATTGATGATTGCAGCCACAGGGCAACATAACCTACTTTTCCTTGGTCCACCAGGAACGGGGAAAACTATGCTAGCCAGTCGCTTGGCAGATCTACTTCCCGAAATGGAAGATAAAGAAGCGATTGAAACCGCATCCATTACCAGTTTGGTACAGAATGAACTCAATTTTCAAAACTGGAAAAAACGTCCTTTTCGATCGCCCCATCACAGTGCCTCTATGGTTGCGTTAGTGGGAGGCGGTTCGATCCCAAAACCTGGCGAAATAAGCTTGGCCAATAATGGTGTGCTTTTCCTTGATGAGTTGCCCGAATTTGAGCGGAAAGTATTAGATGCGTTGCGACAACCTTTAGAATCGGGCGAAATTATTATATCAAGGGCAAATGCTAAAGTGCAATTTCCCGCACGTTTTCAATTAATTGCAGCAATGAATCCTAGTCCGACAGGACATTATCAAGGCTCGCACAATCGTGCCTCGCCACAACAAGTGATGCGATATTTGAATAGACTTTCTGGTCCTTTTCTGGATCGGTTTGATCTCTCGATTGAGGTGCCATTACTACCGAAAGGGGCATTACAAAATAACAATGAACAGCGAGGGGAAACAACAGCACAAGTTCGTGAACGTGTCGTCAAGGCAAGGGCAATTCAGCTGAATCGCAGAGGAAAAATCAATGCACAATTAACCACGAAAGAAATTGAGCAAGATTGTAAATTAGATCAGAAAGATGCGTTATTTTTAGAAAATGCATTATTGAAATTAGGGCTTTCTGTGCGAGCCTATCATCGTATTTTAAAAGTGTCTCGCACCATTGCCGATTTAGCAGACTCCGCCAATATTGAGCAACCGCATATTGCGGAGGCATTAGGCTATCGCGCAATGGATAGGTTATTACAACGTTTAAATGGCTAA